The sequence below is a genomic window from Bos javanicus breed banteng chromosome 5, ARS-OSU_banteng_1.0, whole genome shotgun sequence.
GGGCAggttatgtgaccttggacatgtgACTGAACTACTCtctgccttagtttcttcatctgttcagTTTTATTGTGCAGACACTGAGATCATGCATGCAAAGTGCTTTGCATGATGGCTGACAcaaagtaggtgctcaattaatATTAACTTTGAAAAAAACTTCTTGGGAAGAGACAGGGGCCAAAGATCTTTTTCCTAGAGAGGAGGACAAAGCAGGGCTCAGTTTTGAACAAGTCAGTAAATCCTTCCAACATCCTTTTGTGTTCCTGGGGATTCTGACTAGAGTCCTTTCCTTCCCCGACTTAGGAACTGTACCAACCCTGCAAGATCCAGCTGGTCCATATGGCAGAGAGGCTAGAGAGGAACTGGGTGGAGCTGGTGGGGCCCTGGCTCTAGTCCTGCCCAGCTGTGGGGCTCTGGGCTTATGTCTTGGAGCCCCAGATCTGTCCTGTGTCCAGTGGGAATAGCAATTCAATCTGATAGACTATGGTGATGGCCTCAGAGTGAACTGCAGGTCAGAGGTGGGGAAGCAAATGCAATCATCTAGTCCAGGGGCCCAGGAAGGCCTGGACCAGGGTGGGACCTAGGGGTCAGGGTAGAGCAGAGGGTCCAGATTGGAGGATGAGTAGGCAGGCTTGGGCAACAGGACCAGGACTAGAGTGAGGAGAGTGGGCCCCGAGGACACAGAAGTGAAGGGGCTGTGACCCTAGCAGAGGTTCCAGGAGTGGGAGGGGGGACATTTCTTTCTTCCCTGATGGGATCCCCTCATGTTGGGCTAGAGGGCCCTGGGTGATCATGTCCTCCACACCCTGCCTGGGACCTGGGTTCTCTCTCCATCTGGGACCCTCTTCTAGTCTATGTGGAGCGGCCCTGACAGTGGGAAAGCAGTGTGGCTCAGTGAACCCTCCAGGGTCACAGTGAGTGGCTGCGATTGCGTGTCATTTGAGGGATTCTGAGGAGGCTCATGCATCCCCACTGAGGAGGAGAACAGTTCCACCACTAGCTGTGCAAATGCCGGTCTCTTCAGGACTAACAATTCAGATGCGTGATTCCTCAAGTCTCTTGAGTCTTGGAGAGGGTCTATAAAGTTGCACATGGCCTTGGGGTATAGGCACATTTACCAGCTGACATGTAACATCTGAGAGGCCAAGGATGCTGGGTGATGGGTCAGGAGTCAGTGAAGTGAGCTGGAGAGTCCAAGGGAACCAGGACTCACAGCACATCTCCTGCTTCCCTGTCAGGTGGGGAAGTGGATGGACCCAGTGACTATTCAATGGAAAGATCAAGGGCACAAGCCTTGGAAGAGAGCAGATGCCAGGCAAAATGATCTTTAAGGTGCCTTCTACCTCTGTcttctggtgttttttttttttttctaagcatgCAGAGACTGTCTTTACATTTAACACCATTAGCATATTTGGAGCTTCCCATAATCACCCTCAGGCTTGAGAATTCCCTAGAAGGATTCTCAGAGCTCACTGAAGATGTCGTCATCCTGGTTATGGTTTATTACGGGAAGGGATGCAGTTTCAGCCACGGGGAAAGTCTGGTGGGTTCCACACACAAAGGTTCCATGTCCCCAGGATGCTTTCCAGCCTTGGATTCAGTGTGTGGCAGGACACACAGGGCTCTGTCTGCCAGGGAATCTCACCCACTTAAAAACAAACTATCCTAACTTGTGGTCTCCAGCTCCTCCCGGCGGTCAGACTAATGCCCTGGAGTCCAGCTCCTCCAGAGGTCAGAACTGATACCATGTGATCCAGAGGCCCCTGCACAAAAGTCACCTTTTCTGTTTGTCCAGTGGCCAAAGACCCGAGGAGATGAGGACACTCCTATCAGCCAGAATATTCTAGGGGCTTAGAGACCACTTCCCAGGATCAAGGGCTAAGAGCAGATTGGCTCCTCACTGCACATTAAGGTCCACGAGTGAAGGGTTTTCTGCTCCAATAAaacttctctttgtttctctgtggAGTTCCCACCCCACCAACTCATGGCGAGTGATGGTTTTGACCTGCCCCCGAGTGTCTTTACCAAATGCCTACCTTAATTATATCCTAATATgacttttgcttatgttttccacCATTGAATAAGTCTATAGAGCATCTACAATACCCAAATATGTGCTTGATGTAAAAAGAAACACttataaacatttaattaaacaaTTTCTGTAATTTATGCAGAATAGATCCTCTCCAGCCtattttacagacaaacaaaTTGTCTTAATTCCTTGACCTTCATTATTACAGGGAGGAGGCAAAGGCACTATATGAGTATCTGAACAGGCTGAAAACAAAATTGAGTGCAAAGGACCCTAACACAGTCCAACAAGACCAGCTGGACAGAAAGAGGCTTTTGGAGGAGATTGCTGTGATGAAACAAGACctgaagaaaaacacagaaaagctCCATGCTTTTGCAGACAAAGTTGACAAGGTACAAAAGGACTGCATGATTTCCAAGGTGGTGGCCCACTCCACTGGCGCTGTGTCTGGCGTCCTCAGCATCGTTGGCCTGGCTCTGGCACCTCTGACAATGGGGGCCACTCTGCCTCTCTTTGCCACTGGGTTAGGGCTGGGCATAGCGGCTGCTGTGACCAACGTGTCCACCAGCATCGTGGAACAAGTAAACACGTCATCAGCAGAAACCAAAACCACTCAACTGCTGCCCTGTGACAGGAAGAGATGGAAGGTAATCAAGGATTTACTCCTTAAAAGGAAACTTCAAATTACTTCTGCAACGAGGTCATTCATCAGTGGTCTACGAACCACTGAGAAGAATTTCCAATTTATCAAGGTGATAGAAGTCAGCCCTGCCTCAGCAACCAAAGTCAAGTTCTTCATGACCAGTGGGAAAACCTTCACCCATGTCAGCGGTCAGGTGTCGAAAACTTTTGGCCGCATGGCTTTCACAGAGGCAAAAGGAGCCCGTATCACTGGCATAGTCATGTCATGTATCGGCCTCGTAATAGATGTGGTCTTCCTGGTCAAAGAGTCAATACATTTACATGATGGAGCAAAGGCAGAGTTACGTGAAAAGCTGAGGCAGCGGGCCCAGGAGTTGGAAAACATATTAGATTTACTCACTGAGATCCATGAGAATCTCGAGGAGGGCTCAGTTCCCCCACCCCAAGAGGAGTGCAGGGACCTGGAACATTTGCTGGGTATCTCAGAGGCAGCTTGTTAGAGGATTAAAGGAGGGAGACAGCATTGATGGTCCTGGGTGTTAGGAATTTGGCATTTCTGGAGCTGAGCACAGCAAGGGAGGGATGGATGCAGGTGGCAGATGAGGGCAAAGAAAGAGCCTGGAGCCTGGACTAAGGGAGAAGGGGGGCTAaagagtgaggggaggggagaaaccACTTATTTTGGACTAAAGAACACACTGGGGGCAGAATAAAGGCAAAGGCAGGTGGAACTAGCTGTGGAAGGCCAGGAATACAAAAGGGTTGAAAATGAGAGAAAGTCAGAGTGAGGAGTGTTCGGATCCAGGAGAAGTAGCCAGGGCTCCTCTATCGCCCTCCTCAGGGTGTGAATTCCTAGCGAGTAGAGTCTCCCCTGGTGGTGTTCT
It includes:
- the LOC133247893 gene encoding apolipoprotein L3-like isoform X1, translated to MGEPKGHLRDPAAAIMSSIDLFYCSESETVFQVVVEHSQVTEKKLTVLLRNWKIFVVKASIPREEAKALYEYLNRLKTKLSAKDPNTVQQDQLDRKRLLEEIAVMKQDLKKNTEKLHAFADKVDKVQKDCMISKVVAHSTGAVSGVLSIVGLALAPLTMGATLPLFATGLGLGIAAAVTNVSTSIVEQVNTSSAETKTTQLLPCDRKRWKVIKDLLLKRKLQITSATRSFISGLRTTEKNFQFIKVIEVSPASATKVKFFMTSGKTFTHVSGQVSKTFGRMAFTEAKGARITGIVMSCIGLVIDVVFLVKESIHLHDGAKAELREKLRQRAQELENILDLLTEIHENLEEGSVPPPQEECRDLEHLLGISEAAC
- the LOC133247893 gene encoding apolipoprotein L3-like isoform X2, coding for MGEPKGHLRDPAAAIMSSIDLFYCSESETVFQVVVEHSQVTEKKLTVLLRNWKIFVVKASIPREEAKALYEYLNRLKTKLSAKDPNTVQQDQLDRKRLLEEIAVMKQDLKKNTEKLHAFADKVDKVQKDCMISKVVAHSTGAVSGVLSIVGLALAPLTMGATLPLFATGLGLGIAAAVTNVSTSIVEQVNTSSAETKTTQLLPCDRKRWKFFKETPCFSTGFPGDSVVKNPPANTGDVCAIPGLGRSLEKEMAIHSNIFAWK